In Roseisolibacter agri, the following proteins share a genomic window:
- a CDS encoding sensor histidine kinase, protein MTIPLAAANVSSDAGPAAHPRLELLRSRVAPWLRGATAGAAVWLALVPLFAMQTAMATHEAGRAVPWGRVFVNTLDQFLVCLPMLPLLGWMVRRAPLQEGRWLRNGALLLLGVFLAALVRDWLLAPVLLPVVGTRGAPPRGLASVFANATIYLAVVLALHARLYYRRLRAQEVEGARLAQRLAETQLAALRAQLQPHFLFNTLNAISALMRDEPDVADRMLTRLADLLRAVLEPPPGDEHALADELTVLERYLEIMGLRFGPRLSVEIAVAPDVRNARVPWLVLQPLVENALEHGAARRRGGVRVRVLATRSQVGDADVLTLQVCDDGPGPGATAGGRRGTGIGLENTRRRLAQLYGDRASLTLEALPEGGACARLELPWREAPARTRVETPVAPLAPVAA, encoded by the coding sequence ATGACGATCCCCCTCGCCGCCGCCAACGTCTCTTCCGACGCCGGACCGGCCGCGCACCCGCGGCTCGAGCTGCTGCGCTCGCGCGTCGCGCCGTGGCTGCGCGGCGCCACCGCGGGCGCCGCGGTGTGGCTCGCCCTCGTCCCACTGTTCGCGATGCAGACCGCGATGGCGACGCACGAGGCGGGGCGCGCGGTGCCGTGGGGGCGCGTGTTCGTCAACACGCTCGACCAGTTCCTGGTCTGCCTCCCGATGCTGCCGCTGCTCGGGTGGATGGTGCGGCGCGCGCCGCTGCAGGAAGGGCGCTGGCTGCGCAACGGCGCGCTGCTCCTCCTCGGTGTCTTCCTCGCGGCGCTGGTGCGCGACTGGCTGCTCGCGCCGGTGCTGCTGCCGGTGGTCGGCACGCGCGGGGCGCCGCCGCGCGGGCTGGCGAGCGTCTTCGCGAACGCGACGATCTACCTCGCGGTGGTGCTCGCGCTGCACGCGCGCCTGTACTACCGCCGGCTGCGCGCGCAGGAAGTCGAAGGTGCTCGGCTCGCGCAGCGGCTGGCGGAGACGCAGCTCGCCGCGCTGCGCGCGCAGCTGCAGCCGCACTTCCTCTTCAACACGCTGAACGCGATCTCCGCGCTGATGCGCGACGAGCCGGACGTCGCGGACCGCATGCTGACGCGGCTCGCCGACCTGCTGCGCGCGGTGCTGGAGCCGCCGCCGGGCGACGAGCACGCGCTCGCCGACGAGCTGACGGTGCTGGAGCGCTACCTCGAAATCATGGGGTTGAGATTCGGCCCCAGGCTGAGTGTGGAGATCGCCGTCGCGCCCGACGTGCGCAACGCGCGCGTGCCGTGGCTCGTGCTGCAGCCGCTGGTGGAGAACGCGCTGGAGCACGGCGCGGCGCGCCGGCGCGGCGGCGTGCGGGTGCGCGTGCTGGCGACGCGCTCTCAGGTGGGAGACGCGGACGTGCTGACGCTGCAGGTGTGCGACGACGGCCCCGGGCCGGGCGCGACCGCGGGCGGGCGGCGCGGCACGGGGATCGGGCTGGAGAACACGCGCCGGCGCCTGGCGCAGCTCTACGGCGATCGCGCGTCGCTGACGCTGGAGGCGCTGCCCGAGGGCGGCGCGTGCGCGCGGCTGGAGCTGCCGTGGCGCGAGGCGCCGGCGCGCACGCGCGTGGAGACGCCGGTGGCACCGCTCGCGCCGGTCGCGGCATGA
- the hemB gene encoding porphobilinogen synthase, whose translation MSAPFTTETTPSQTSLPPAARVGRLRRNAAARRMLVETLLRPEHLILPLFVKDGADEVKPIASLPGHAQWTVDRLDSEIDEAVALGIPAVLLFGIPDHKDDGGSGAWSEHGPVPRAIARIKERAPQLLVIADVCLCEYTAHGHCGTLDARGGVDLDATLPLLARTAVAYADAGCDVVAPSAMLDGMVSAIRSALDAAGHQDVAILSYSTKYASAMYGPFREAVASAPAFGDRQGHQLPAANAREAVREALRDEAEGADMLMVKPAGAYLDIIHRVHRRSQLPLAAYQVSGEYAMLEAAAQRGWLDRRAAALETLVAIRRAGADLIITYYAKDAARWLRESAAGATK comes from the coding sequence ATGTCCGCTCCCTTCACGACCGAGACGACGCCGTCGCAGACGTCGCTGCCGCCCGCCGCGCGCGTCGGCCGCCTGCGCCGCAACGCCGCCGCGCGCCGCATGCTCGTCGAGACGCTGCTGCGCCCCGAGCACCTGATCCTGCCGCTGTTCGTGAAGGACGGCGCCGACGAGGTGAAGCCGATCGCGTCGCTGCCGGGCCACGCGCAGTGGACGGTCGATCGGCTCGACAGTGAGATCGACGAGGCGGTCGCGCTGGGCATCCCCGCGGTCCTCCTGTTCGGCATCCCCGACCACAAGGACGACGGCGGCAGCGGCGCGTGGAGCGAGCACGGACCGGTGCCGCGCGCGATCGCGCGCATCAAGGAGCGCGCGCCGCAGCTGCTCGTGATCGCCGACGTCTGCCTGTGCGAGTACACGGCGCACGGCCACTGCGGCACGCTCGACGCGAGGGGCGGCGTGGACCTCGACGCGACGCTGCCGCTGCTCGCGCGCACCGCGGTCGCCTACGCCGACGCCGGCTGCGACGTCGTGGCGCCGAGCGCGATGCTCGACGGGATGGTGAGCGCGATCCGCAGCGCGCTCGACGCGGCGGGCCACCAGGACGTCGCCATCCTCTCGTACTCGACGAAGTACGCGTCGGCGATGTACGGGCCGTTCCGCGAGGCGGTGGCGTCGGCGCCGGCGTTCGGGGACCGGCAGGGCCACCAGCTTCCCGCCGCGAACGCCCGCGAGGCCGTGCGCGAGGCGCTGCGCGACGAGGCCGAGGGCGCCGACATGCTGATGGTGAAGCCCGCGGGCGCGTACCTGGACATCATCCACCGCGTGCACCGCCGCAGCCAGCTGCCGCTGGCCGCCTACCAGGTGAGCGGCGAGTACGCGATGCTGGAAGCCGCCGCGCAGCGCGGGTGGCTGGACCGCCGCGCCGCCGCGCTCGAGACGCTGGTCGCGATCCGGCGCGCGGGCGCGGACCTGATCATCACCTACTACGCCAAGGACGCGGCGCGCTGGCTCCGCGAGTCCGCCGCAGGAGCCACGAAGTGA
- a CDS encoding VOC family protein — MISRIHSTTVIVTDQDRALDFFVNTLGFVKMADVPMSAEMRWVTVRPAGANVELALGTPQWFSGRAYGGPTGISLVTPDIDAEYAALTAKGVRFKGPVEMMPWGSKATWFSDPDGNEFFLVEESTAS; from the coding sequence ATGATCTCTCGGATCCACAGCACGACGGTCATCGTCACCGACCAGGACCGCGCGCTCGACTTCTTCGTGAACACGCTCGGCTTCGTGAAGATGGCCGACGTCCCCATGAGCGCGGAGATGCGCTGGGTGACCGTGCGCCCCGCCGGCGCGAACGTCGAGCTCGCGCTCGGGACGCCGCAGTGGTTCTCGGGACGCGCGTACGGCGGGCCGACGGGCATCTCGCTCGTGACGCCCGACATCGACGCGGAGTACGCCGCGCTGACGGCGAAGGGCGTCCGCTTCAAGGGGCCGGTGGAGATGATGCCGTGGGGCTCGAAGGCGACGTGGTTCTCCGATCCCGACGGGAACGAGTTCTTCCTGGTCGAGGAGAGCACGGCGAGCTGA
- a CDS encoding (deoxy)nucleoside triphosphate pyrophosphohydrolase — protein sequence MPTDTIRVIAAVIANGDRLLVCQRPPHKRHGGLWEFPGGKCEPGESDADAADRELREELGISVVSTGAELAAFHDPGSPFLIAFVPVEIEGEPVCHEHMALFWGTPEELAVLPLAPTDRRFVGVLLGEQAEAQGA from the coding sequence GTGCCTACCGACACGATCCGCGTCATCGCCGCCGTGATCGCCAATGGCGATCGTCTCCTCGTCTGCCAACGCCCGCCGCACAAGCGGCACGGCGGGCTGTGGGAATTTCCGGGCGGGAAGTGTGAGCCTGGGGAGAGCGACGCCGACGCCGCCGATCGTGAGTTGCGCGAGGAATTGGGGATTTCGGTCGTGTCGACGGGGGCGGAGCTCGCCGCGTTCCACGATCCGGGGTCGCCGTTCCTGATCGCGTTCGTGCCGGTCGAGATCGAGGGCGAGCCGGTCTGCCATGAGCACATGGCGCTGTTCTGGGGGACGCCTGAAGAGTTGGCGGTGTTACCGCTGGCCCCCACGGATCGACGGTTCGTCGGTGTGCTGCTCGGCGAGCAAGCGGAGGCGCAAGGCGCGTGA
- the hemL gene encoding glutamate-1-semialdehyde 2,1-aminomutase has product MSAPTQDPTIDLTDTTRSAAILAAARRVIPGGVSSPVRAFRGVGGTPRVMASGRGAHVTDADGTTYVDYVLSWGALALGHAHPDVVAAITAQAARGTSFGAPIEAEAELAQMLVDAVPSVELVRFVNSGSEATMSALRVARAATGRDKILKFDGCYHGHADALLVKAGSGVATLGLPDSPGVTAGATADTLVAPFNDLAAAEAVLDANRNQVAAIIVEPVAGNMGLVPPVAGYLEGLRRLASVHGAVLIFDEVMTGFRVAYGGAQQRFGVTPDLTCLGKIVGGGLPVAAYGGRAELMRLVAPAGPVYQAGTLSGNPLGMVAGIATLKQLQAPDAYLRLGGMSTALADATREMAARHGVAVQTNAIGGMWGFFLADAPVTDYAGARTSDTAAFARLFHALLAAGVYVAPSAYEACFVSLAHDERTLAATRTALDSAFAAVARSREG; this is encoded by the coding sequence GTGAGCGCGCCGACGCAGGATCCCACCATCGACCTCACCGACACGACGCGCAGCGCCGCGATCCTCGCCGCCGCGCGCCGCGTGATCCCCGGTGGCGTGAGCAGCCCGGTGCGCGCGTTCCGCGGCGTGGGCGGCACGCCGCGCGTCATGGCCTCGGGCCGCGGCGCGCACGTCACCGACGCCGACGGCACGACCTACGTCGACTACGTGCTCTCGTGGGGCGCGCTCGCGCTCGGCCACGCGCACCCGGACGTCGTCGCCGCGATCACCGCGCAGGCGGCGCGCGGCACGAGCTTCGGCGCGCCCATCGAGGCGGAGGCGGAGCTGGCGCAGATGCTGGTGGACGCGGTGCCGAGCGTGGAGCTCGTGCGCTTCGTCAACAGCGGCTCCGAGGCGACGATGAGCGCGCTGCGCGTGGCGCGCGCGGCCACGGGGCGCGACAAGATCCTCAAGTTCGACGGCTGCTACCACGGCCACGCCGACGCGCTGCTGGTGAAGGCGGGTTCCGGCGTCGCGACGCTCGGCCTCCCCGACAGCCCGGGCGTGACCGCGGGCGCCACGGCGGACACGCTGGTCGCGCCGTTCAACGACCTCGCGGCCGCGGAGGCGGTGCTCGACGCGAACCGCAATCAGGTCGCGGCGATCATCGTCGAGCCGGTGGCGGGGAACATGGGCCTCGTGCCGCCGGTCGCGGGCTACCTCGAGGGGCTGCGCCGGCTGGCGAGCGTGCACGGCGCGGTGCTGATCTTCGACGAGGTGATGACGGGCTTCCGCGTCGCGTACGGCGGCGCGCAGCAGCGCTTCGGCGTCACGCCCGACCTGACCTGCCTCGGCAAGATCGTGGGCGGCGGGCTGCCCGTGGCGGCGTACGGCGGCCGCGCGGAGCTGATGCGCCTCGTCGCGCCCGCGGGTCCGGTCTACCAGGCCGGCACGCTCAGCGGTAACCCGCTCGGCATGGTCGCGGGCATCGCGACGCTGAAGCAGCTGCAGGCGCCCGACGCGTACCTGCGGCTCGGCGGCATGTCGACGGCACTGGCCGACGCGACGCGCGAGATGGCCGCGCGGCACGGCGTCGCGGTGCAGACGAATGCGATCGGCGGGATGTGGGGCTTCTTCCTCGCGGACGCGCCGGTGACGGACTACGCCGGCGCGCGCACGAGCGACACGGCGGCGTTCGCGCGGCTGTTCCACGCGCTGCTGGCGGCGGGCGTGTACGTGGCGCCGTCGGCGTACGAGGCGTGCTTCGTGTCCTTGGCGCACGACGAGCGCACGCTCGCGGCCACGCGGACGGCGCTCGATTCGGCCTTCGCTGCGGTGGCCCGGTCGCGCGAGGGGTAG
- a CDS encoding YciI family protein encodes MRFMVIRKSDPDTEAGMLPSEALLDAMQRYNEEMVQAGVLLSGAGLKPSAQGARVSFKNGTPTVTDGPFAEAKELIAGVSIIQCGTKDEALEWVRRWPPLDGGGNVQLELRPLYELEDFGDSPALDRMREVGFIEPWGNA; translated from the coding sequence ATGCGGTTCATGGTCATCCGCAAGTCGGATCCCGACACCGAGGCCGGGATGCTGCCGAGCGAGGCGCTGCTCGACGCGATGCAGCGCTACAACGAGGAGATGGTGCAGGCCGGCGTGCTGCTGTCGGGCGCGGGGCTCAAGCCGAGCGCGCAGGGCGCGCGCGTGAGCTTCAAGAACGGCACGCCGACGGTGACGGACGGGCCGTTCGCGGAGGCGAAGGAGCTGATCGCGGGCGTGTCGATCATCCAGTGCGGGACGAAGGACGAGGCGCTGGAGTGGGTGCGGCGCTGGCCGCCGCTCGACGGCGGCGGGAACGTGCAGCTGGAGCTGCGCCCGCTCTACGAGCTGGAGGACTTCGGCGACAGTCCCGCGCTGGATCGCATGCGCGAGGTGGGATTCATCGAACCGTGGGGGAATGCATGA
- a CDS encoding DUF3427 domain-containing protein, with translation MTSGCNDSEACPFCKIPDHECLHVDALVRAFRDRYPVTPGHTLVVPRRHVVGWFDATEAERSAMLAAVDQVRAVVERECTPDGWNLGVNVGAAGGQTVPHLHLHVIPRYDGDVPDPRGGVRHVIPGRGNYLTGPLTDRAPHAEPLVRGSGRVQGGNDDPLLPHLLAHLSTAREVDVAVAFTLASGVREIEEHLRDVLARGGRVRLLTGDYLAVTEPDALLRLLDLGDGLELRVFESGGTSFHLKTYVCVDASGHGTAFVGSSNLSRTALRTGVEWNWRVVTSRDATGFETVRSAFDQLFADPRSVAIDAEWIAQYRRRRGEGRTAVDTVVPFEQPMAAAQPHPVQDEALRVLAHTRDAGNSAGLVVLATGLGKTWLSAFDSVQAGARRVLFVAHRDEILDQALRTFRAIRPDAVLGKYTGQERTTDADVLFASVQTLSRRAHLDRFAPDAFDYMVVDEFHHASAATYRRLLEHFTPNFLLGLTATPERTDGADLLALCGENLVYRCDLVEGIRRGLLSPFDYYGVPDEVDYTNIPWRNGRFDENELTNRLTIASRADNALDQLRRRGGLRTLAFCVSQRHADYMRHHFAAAGLRVAAVHSGPTSAPRADSLAQLQAGELDVLFAVDMFNEGVDLPDVDTVLMLRPTESPVLWLQQFGRGLRRREGKRLKVVDYIGNHRSFLIKPRTLFQIEAAGEAELAAALQMADDEIARRFLPPGCSVTYELEAKALLRELAERHMGAADRLDAYYRDFRERIGTRPSASEAFHDGFDPKGARAGYGSWFQFVRRMGDFDAPHDAAEVELRELLQALEVTPMTRSFKMLVLLAVIAEGGFPGRVSVDRLAARVRTIARRSAALRSELGDASDDDAQLIDLLEQNPIAAWTEGQGTGGRRYFAYEGRQFSTTIPVANRLRDAANDLVSELAEWRLAQYLARRTDQRADRIACKVSHAGGRPILFLPPRERTPGIPQGWVDVEVDGVTHQAKFAKVAVNVLHAPGEELNVLPDVLRSWYGEHAGQPGTSQMAVFERARDGYRLSPVKADEPVLTGPRLWTAYPRAKAAEALGVDLKGFEAQSGVVDRPGMLLLFVTLDKSGKPEAHRYEDAFLSPTEFRWQSQNRNSRASRIGRMIAQQGTPPETVHLFVRARAKGQGGKTEPFIYCGPLTFERWDGDNPITVWWRLAAPLPAERRSALRVPNA, from the coding sequence GTGACGTCCGGCTGCAACGACTCCGAGGCGTGCCCGTTCTGCAAGATTCCGGACCACGAGTGCCTGCACGTCGACGCACTCGTACGCGCCTTCCGGGATAGGTATCCGGTTACGCCGGGGCACACGCTTGTCGTGCCCCGACGACACGTAGTGGGCTGGTTCGACGCGACAGAGGCCGAGCGGTCTGCGATGTTGGCCGCCGTCGACCAGGTGCGTGCGGTTGTCGAGCGCGAGTGCACCCCGGACGGTTGGAATCTCGGCGTGAACGTGGGAGCTGCTGGTGGGCAGACGGTGCCGCACCTGCACTTGCACGTCATTCCGCGTTATGACGGGGACGTGCCGGACCCGCGCGGTGGGGTACGGCATGTCATTCCGGGACGGGGGAACTACCTCACTGGGCCGCTGACTGACCGTGCTCCGCACGCTGAGCCGCTGGTGCGCGGGAGCGGACGAGTGCAGGGCGGCAACGACGACCCCCTCCTGCCACACCTTCTGGCCCATCTCTCAACCGCGCGCGAGGTGGACGTCGCGGTCGCGTTCACGCTGGCTAGTGGCGTGCGCGAGATCGAGGAGCATCTCCGCGACGTGCTCGCGCGCGGCGGGCGCGTGCGGCTGCTCACTGGCGACTACCTCGCGGTGACCGAGCCAGATGCGCTGCTCCGACTGCTCGATCTTGGTGACGGCCTCGAACTACGGGTGTTCGAGAGCGGTGGTACGAGCTTCCACCTCAAGACGTACGTCTGTGTCGATGCCAGCGGGCATGGGACCGCCTTCGTCGGCAGCTCTAATCTGAGCCGCACAGCGCTGCGTACGGGGGTCGAGTGGAACTGGCGTGTCGTTACGTCACGTGATGCCACTGGCTTCGAAACGGTCCGCTCCGCGTTCGACCAGCTGTTCGCAGACCCGCGAAGCGTGGCAATCGATGCAGAGTGGATCGCGCAATATCGGCGCCGGCGTGGCGAAGGCCGCACGGCCGTGGATACGGTCGTGCCCTTCGAGCAGCCGATGGCGGCTGCACAGCCGCATCCGGTGCAGGACGAGGCACTCCGGGTGCTCGCGCACACCCGCGACGCCGGGAACTCGGCGGGGCTCGTCGTGCTGGCGACCGGACTCGGGAAGACGTGGCTCTCCGCGTTCGACTCCGTCCAGGCGGGGGCGCGGCGCGTACTGTTCGTCGCCCACAGAGACGAGATCCTCGATCAGGCGCTCCGGACATTCCGAGCGATCCGGCCAGACGCCGTCCTCGGGAAGTACACCGGCCAGGAGCGGACGACGGATGCTGACGTCCTGTTTGCCTCCGTGCAGACGCTCAGTCGCCGCGCGCACCTGGACCGCTTCGCTCCGGATGCGTTCGACTACATGGTGGTCGACGAGTTCCACCACGCGTCGGCAGCGACATATCGACGCCTCCTCGAGCACTTCACGCCGAACTTCCTGCTCGGGCTTACGGCGACGCCGGAGCGAACCGATGGCGCTGATCTGCTGGCCCTGTGCGGCGAGAACCTCGTCTATCGGTGTGACCTCGTCGAAGGAATCCGACGAGGCTTACTCTCGCCATTCGACTACTACGGCGTGCCGGATGAGGTGGACTACACCAACATCCCGTGGCGAAACGGTCGCTTCGACGAGAACGAGCTCACCAATCGGCTGACCATCGCGTCGCGGGCTGACAACGCGCTCGACCAGCTCCGTCGACGTGGCGGACTTCGGACACTGGCGTTTTGCGTCTCGCAGCGACACGCGGACTACATGCGGCACCACTTCGCCGCGGCTGGGCTGCGCGTGGCGGCAGTGCATAGCGGTCCCACCAGCGCACCACGTGCCGACTCGCTCGCGCAGCTTCAGGCGGGTGAGCTCGATGTGCTGTTCGCCGTGGACATGTTCAACGAAGGGGTGGACCTCCCCGACGTGGACACCGTGCTGATGCTCCGCCCGACGGAGTCACCCGTGCTCTGGTTGCAGCAGTTCGGTCGTGGGCTTCGGCGCCGCGAAGGGAAACGACTGAAGGTCGTCGATTATATCGGGAACCACCGCTCGTTCCTGATCAAGCCGCGCACGCTCTTCCAGATCGAAGCTGCGGGCGAGGCCGAGCTGGCTGCCGCGCTGCAGATGGCCGACGACGAGATCGCGCGCCGCTTTTTGCCGCCCGGGTGCTCCGTTACCTACGAGCTGGAGGCGAAGGCGCTGCTGCGCGAACTCGCCGAGCGCCACATGGGTGCTGCGGATCGTCTGGACGCGTACTATCGCGATTTTCGCGAGCGAATCGGGACCCGGCCGTCGGCGAGCGAAGCCTTCCACGACGGCTTCGACCCGAAGGGCGCCCGTGCTGGCTACGGCTCGTGGTTCCAGTTCGTACGGCGCATGGGCGACTTCGACGCCCCGCATGACGCAGCTGAGGTTGAACTCCGCGAGCTGCTCCAGGCGCTCGAAGTGACGCCGATGACGCGGAGCTTCAAGATGCTGGTGTTGCTGGCGGTCATCGCAGAAGGCGGATTCCCCGGCCGCGTGTCGGTGGATCGGCTCGCAGCACGCGTTCGGACGATCGCACGTCGGTCGGCGGCGCTGCGTTCAGAGCTTGGCGATGCGTCCGACGATGATGCGCAGCTGATCGATCTCCTAGAACAGAATCCGATCGCCGCGTGGACGGAAGGACAGGGAACTGGCGGCCGGCGGTACTTCGCGTACGAGGGGCGGCAGTTCTCTACCACCATTCCGGTGGCCAACCGTCTCCGAGATGCGGCGAATGATCTGGTGAGCGAGCTCGCTGAGTGGCGACTCGCGCAGTACTTGGCGCGGCGCACGGACCAGAGGGCGGATCGAATCGCGTGCAAGGTATCCCACGCTGGCGGGCGGCCGATCCTTTTCCTGCCGCCGCGTGAGCGGACACCGGGGATTCCCCAAGGGTGGGTGGACGTCGAAGTCGATGGCGTCACGCACCAGGCGAAGTTCGCGAAGGTCGCGGTGAACGTCCTCCACGCGCCGGGCGAAGAGCTCAACGTGTTGCCCGACGTGCTGCGCAGCTGGTATGGCGAGCATGCCGGGCAGCCGGGAACGTCGCAGATGGCAGTGTTCGAGCGGGCGCGCGACGGCTATCGGTTGTCACCCGTCAAAGCTGACGAGCCGGTCCTCACCGGACCGCGTCTGTGGACGGCCTACCCGCGCGCCAAAGCGGCCGAAGCGCTCGGCGTGGACTTGAAGGGCTTCGAGGCGCAGTCCGGCGTCGTCGATCGTCCGGGAATGCTTCTGCTCTTCGTCACCCTGGACAAATCGGGGAAGCCGGAAGCGCATCGCTACGAGGATGCGTTTCTGAGCCCGACCGAGTTCCGCTGGCAGAGTCAGAACCGCAACAGCCGCGCGAGCCGCATCGGGCGCATGATCGCGCAGCAAGGGACGCCGCCAGAGACCGTGCACCTGTTCGTCCGTGCGCGCGCGAAGGGCCAGGGGGGCAAGACGGAGCCCTTCATCTACTGTGGGCCGCTCACGTTCGAGCGATGGGACGGAGACAACCCGATTACGGTGTGGTGGCGGCTCGCGGCGCCGCTCCCAGCGGAGCGGCGTTCCGCACTGCGTGTCCCCAACGCGTAG
- a CDS encoding LytR/AlgR family response regulator transcription factor translates to MTALTVLLADDEPLARRRLRALLARHADYDVVAECEDGVEAVERILALRPDLVFLDIHMPELDGVAVAEALAAEAERGGAVPVLVFVTAYDAHAVRAFDLNAVDYVLKPIDVERFDRALARAGERIAARRAAVGSGDAPAADAALRAVLAELRPASTYPARFVVRDSKGLYFVRADEIDHVDADGNYVGLWARGRRHLLRETMKGIEAKLDPARFVRVHRSAIVNVDRVKRLEPWAHGEYVITMEDGARITSSRTHGTRLQELLR, encoded by the coding sequence ATGACGGCACTCACCGTCCTGCTGGCGGACGACGAGCCGCTGGCGCGCCGCCGGCTGCGCGCGCTGCTCGCGCGGCACGCTGACTACGACGTGGTGGCCGAGTGCGAGGACGGGGTGGAGGCGGTGGAGCGGATCCTCGCGCTGCGGCCCGACCTCGTCTTCCTCGACATCCACATGCCGGAGCTGGACGGCGTGGCGGTGGCCGAGGCGCTCGCGGCGGAGGCGGAGCGCGGCGGCGCGGTGCCGGTGCTGGTGTTCGTGACGGCGTACGACGCGCACGCGGTGCGGGCGTTCGACCTGAACGCGGTCGACTACGTGCTCAAGCCGATCGACGTCGAGCGGTTCGATCGGGCGCTGGCGCGGGCGGGCGAGCGGATCGCGGCGCGGCGCGCTGCTGTTGGCTCAGGCGATGCGCCGGCCGCCGATGCGGCGCTGCGTGCGGTGCTGGCGGAGCTGCGGCCCGCCTCCACGTACCCCGCCCGCTTCGTGGTGCGCGATTCCAAGGGCCTGTACTTCGTGCGCGCGGACGAGATCGACCACGTCGACGCCGACGGGAACTACGTCGGGCTGTGGGCGCGCGGGCGGCGGCACCTGCTGCGCGAGACGATGAAGGGGATCGAGGCGAAGCTCGATCCCGCGCGCTTCGTGCGCGTGCATCGCTCGGCCATCGTCAACGTGGACCGGGTGAAGCGGCTGGAGCCGTGGGCGCACGGCGAGTACGTGATCACGATGGAGGATGGGGCGCGGATCACGTCCAGTCGGACGCATGGGACCCGGTTGCAGGAGCTCCTTCGCTAG
- a CDS encoding uroporphyrinogen-III synthase: protein MTTASPLHAPLHGRRIAVTRPRERMAALVAALEAMGAEVLAAPAITVAPPASWDALDDALARLLDFDWLALTSVSAVDAVAERLALLTEAPALPHVAVVGAATARAAQARLGRVDCVPALHTADGLGDALPRPRGTRVLFPAADRARDALPAVLRARGATVERVIAYRTLPAPPDALAAPAAHARAGTLDAVLLASPSAVSAVARACGDALRGDGAPLVVCIGPATARACEGLGLRVAAVAAQPSDDELVRALCACVETRVVDRHPVPH from the coding sequence GTGACCACCGCGTCGCCGCTGCACGCGCCGCTGCACGGGCGGCGCATCGCCGTCACGCGCCCGCGCGAGCGCATGGCCGCGCTGGTGGCCGCGCTGGAGGCGATGGGCGCGGAGGTGCTCGCGGCGCCCGCGATCACGGTCGCGCCGCCCGCGAGCTGGGACGCGCTCGACGACGCGCTCGCGCGCCTGCTCGACTTCGACTGGCTGGCGCTCACCAGCGTCTCGGCCGTCGACGCGGTCGCGGAGCGGCTCGCGCTCCTGACGGAGGCACCCGCGCTGCCGCACGTCGCGGTGGTGGGCGCGGCGACCGCGCGCGCGGCGCAGGCGCGGCTGGGGCGCGTGGACTGCGTGCCCGCGCTGCACACCGCCGACGGGCTGGGCGACGCGCTCCCGCGCCCGCGCGGCACGCGCGTGCTCTTCCCCGCCGCCGACCGCGCGCGCGACGCGCTCCCCGCGGTGCTGCGCGCGCGCGGCGCGACGGTGGAGCGCGTGATCGCGTACCGCACGCTCCCCGCGCCGCCCGACGCGCTGGCCGCACCCGCCGCGCACGCGCGCGCCGGCACGCTCGACGCGGTGCTCCTCGCGAGCCCGTCGGCCGTGAGCGCGGTGGCGCGCGCGTGCGGCGACGCGCTGCGCGGCGACGGCGCGCCGCTGGTGGTGTGCATCGGCCCCGCGACCGCGCGCGCGTGCGAGGGGCTGGGCCTGCGCGTGGCCGCCGTCGCCGCGCAGCCGAGCGACGACGAGCTGGTGCGCGCGCTGTGCGCGTGCGTCGAGACGCGCGTCGTCGACCGTCATCCCGTTCCACACTGA
- a CDS encoding YciI family protein, translating into MRFMVMVKASADSEAGVMPSPALLQAMGKYNEELVKAGVLLAGEGLHPSSKGARVRFDGDSRTVIDGPFAETKELVAGFWLFQVRSKEEAIEWVKRAPNPMPGTVAEIEIRQVFDAEDFGELQEQVPEVFEAERRMRAEQAQRLGGVS; encoded by the coding sequence ATGCGCTTCATGGTCATGGTCAAGGCGAGCGCCGATTCCGAGGCCGGCGTGATGCCGAGCCCCGCGCTGCTGCAGGCGATGGGGAAGTACAACGAGGAGCTGGTGAAGGCGGGCGTGCTGCTCGCGGGCGAGGGGCTGCACCCGAGCTCGAAGGGCGCGCGCGTGCGCTTCGACGGCGACTCGCGGACCGTGATCGACGGGCCGTTCGCCGAGACGAAGGAGCTGGTCGCGGGGTTCTGGCTCTTCCAGGTGCGGTCGAAGGAGGAGGCGATCGAGTGGGTGAAGCGCGCGCCGAACCCGATGCCCGGCACGGTGGCGGAGATCGAGATCCGCCAGGTGTTCGACGCCGAGGACTTCGGCGAGCTGCAGGAGCAGGTGCCCGAGGTGTTCGAGGCGGAGCGGCGCATGCGCGCCGAGCAGGCGCAGCGTCTGGGCGGCGTGAGCTGA